From Rutidosis leptorrhynchoides isolate AG116_Rl617_1_P2 chromosome 3, CSIRO_AGI_Rlap_v1, whole genome shotgun sequence, a single genomic window includes:
- the LOC139900236 gene encoding uncharacterized protein — MGSLGIYFMSLFKCPETVTKKLEAIRARFFWGASYEKGGLNVGSLQAFNIALLQKWRWRYLVHPGDLWVSVIQAIHGNRFDKVNVSSHSTWSTLVTTCNDSVSNGFLPNDAFFTKVGNGSSVRFWFDTWCGNSSLFTRFNRLFHLDLNQQDTIANKWCNGEWVWTWSRSNLGGRNSVLFEELKSLVSQFHAVDRDDYWTFSISSDGLFSVKVARDYIDHIMLPSSSVATIWFKFIPRKVNIFLWRLSRDALPLHWNLSAKGIDISSIVCPVCNNGIENVDHLFFSCSVAKEIWIKIRVWLNCNMPSFGSWESFLSWIEGSFSNNVVLFAVKKKMNNTTSKDTRAVYKSDV, encoded by the exons ATGGGTAGTCTTGGCATTTATTTTATGTCTTTATTTAAATGCCCCGAAACTGTTACGAAAAAATTGGAGGCCATTCGTGCTAGATTCTTTTGGGGAG CATCCTACGAAAAAGGGGGGTTGAACGTTGGTAGTTTGCAAGCGTTTAATATTGCCCTTCTTCAGAAATGGAGATGGAGATATCTCGTGCATCCGGGTGATCTATGGGTCTCTGTTATTCAAGCTATTCATGGTAATCGATTTGACAAAGTAAATGTTTCGTCTCATAGTACTTGGTCTACGCTGGTCACGACTTGCAATGATTCCGTCTCGAATGGTTTTTTGCCAAATGATGCGTTTTTTACGAAGGTGGGTAATGGTAGTTCGGTTCGTTTTTGGTTCGATACTTGGTGCGGTAATTCTAGTTTATTTACTCGTTTCAATCGTTTATTTCACCTCGATTTAAACCAACAAGACACTATCGCTAATAAATGGTGTAACGGAGAATGGGTTTGGACTTGGTCTCGATCTAACTTGGGTGGCCGAAACAGCGTTTTATTCGAGGAGCTGAAGTCGTTGGTGTCTCAGTTTCATGCTGTTGATCGCGATGATTATTGGACGTTCAGTATTTCATCTGATGGTTTGTTCTCGGTAAAAGTGGCGAGGGATTACATAGACCACATCATGTTACCTTCGTCTAGTGTGGCCACGATATGGTTTAAATTTATTCCTAGAAAAGTGAACATTTTTTTGTGGCGTTTGAGTCGAGATGCTCTTCCCCTTCATTGGAATCTATCCGCGAAAGGAATTGATATTAGTTCCATTGTGTGCCCAGTATGTAACAATGGGATTGAAAATGTCGATCATCTGTTCTTTAGTTGTTCGGTAGCTAAGGAGATTTGGATCAAGATTCGTGTTTGGTTAAATTGTAACATGCCTTCTTTCGGTTCGTGGGAGTCGTTTCTTAGTTGGATTGAAG GATCGTTTTCTAATAATGTTGTGTtgtttgccgttaaaaaaaaaatgaataacaCAACATCAAAAGATACAAGAGCCGTGTACAAAAGTGATGTCTAG